The Nocardioides pantholopis genome window below encodes:
- the dapC gene encoding succinyldiaminopimelate transaminase — translation MARTRVSERLPEFPWDRLTTYAARARAHPDGIVDLSVGTPVDPTPSVVQEALRGAADSPGYPTTIGLASTRQACIDWLERRHGVTGLGLDQVLPVIGSKELIASMPGHLGIGPGDLIGYPELSYPTYEVGAVLCGADALATDALTAFGPQVPALLWLNSPSNPSGRVLPVEHLRKVVDWCRERGTLLVSDECYLECAWETEDGWPVSVLHPDVCGGSTEGILAVHSLSKRSNLAGYRCAFVAGDAAVVGELLAVRKNLGLQMPGPQQVAMKAALDDDAHALEQHARYAARRAKLREALLGAGFRIDHSEASLYLWATRDEDCWETVAWLADRGILAAPGIFYGAAGSRHVRVAFTATDERVDAALARLA, via the coding sequence GTGGCTCGCACCCGGGTCTCCGAGCGACTTCCGGAGTTCCCCTGGGACCGGCTCACGACGTACGCCGCACGGGCTCGGGCGCACCCGGACGGCATCGTCGACCTGTCGGTCGGCACCCCGGTCGACCCGACCCCGTCGGTCGTCCAGGAGGCGCTGCGCGGGGCTGCGGACTCGCCCGGCTACCCGACGACGATCGGGCTGGCCTCGACCCGGCAGGCCTGCATCGACTGGCTGGAGCGCCGGCACGGCGTGACCGGTCTCGGGCTGGACCAGGTGCTCCCGGTGATCGGCTCCAAGGAGCTGATCGCCTCGATGCCCGGCCACCTCGGCATCGGTCCCGGTGACCTGATCGGCTACCCGGAGCTGTCCTACCCGACCTACGAGGTCGGGGCGGTGCTCTGCGGTGCCGACGCGCTGGCCACGGACGCGCTCACGGCGTTCGGCCCGCAGGTCCCGGCGCTGCTGTGGCTGAACTCCCCGTCGAACCCGTCCGGCCGCGTGCTGCCGGTCGAGCACCTGCGCAAGGTCGTCGACTGGTGCCGCGAGCGCGGCACGCTGCTGGTCTCCGACGAGTGCTACCTGGAGTGCGCCTGGGAGACCGAGGACGGCTGGCCGGTCTCGGTGCTGCACCCCGATGTCTGCGGCGGCTCGACCGAGGGGATCCTCGCGGTCCACTCGCTCTCGAAGCGCTCGAACCTCGCGGGCTACCGCTGCGCGTTCGTCGCCGGCGACGCGGCAGTGGTCGGCGAGCTGCTCGCGGTGCGCAAGAACCTCGGACTCCAGATGCCCGGCCCGCAGCAGGTGGCGATGAAGGCCGCGCTCGACGACGACGCGCACGCCCTGGAGCAGCACGCGCGGTACGCCGCGCGCCGGGCCAAGCTGCGCGAGGCGCTGCTCGGGGCCGGCTTCCGCATCGACCACTCCGAGGCGTCGCTGTACCTCTGGGCGACCCGCGACGAGGACTGCTGGGAGACCGTGGCCTGGCTCGCCGACCGCGGCATCCTGGCCGCTCCCGGCATCTTCTACGGCGCCGCCGGGAGCCGGCACGTCCGCGTGGCCTTCACCGCCACCGACGAGCGCGTCGACGCAGCGCTGGCCCGCCTGGCCTGA
- the dapD gene encoding 2,3,4,5-tetrahydropyridine-2,6-dicarboxylate N-succinyltransferase, with product MTATSAWGYGLATLTADGTVLDTWFPSPALGARPADAETPAELAALEGSDEARGVRREVRLVEIADLQAAPTSTEEVWLRLHLLSTRLVVPHSISVEGVFGLLTNVVWTSAGPCAVEGFELTRARLRAAGQHVSVYGVDKFPRMVDYVVPSGVRIADADRVRLGAHLAEGTTVMHEGFVNFNAGTLGASMVEGRISAGVLVGDGSDVGGGASIMGTLSGGGKQVISIGERCLLGANAGLGISLGDDCVVEAGTYVTAGTKVTVSDAFVTEGKPKIVKALDLSGVSNVLFRRNSVTGAIEAVPWRSEGVELNAALHAN from the coding sequence GTGACTGCGACCTCTGCCTGGGGCTACGGCCTCGCGACCCTGACCGCCGACGGCACCGTCCTCGACACCTGGTTCCCCTCCCCCGCGCTCGGCGCGCGGCCGGCGGACGCCGAGACGCCGGCGGAGCTGGCAGCGCTCGAGGGCAGCGACGAGGCGCGCGGCGTACGCCGGGAGGTGCGGCTGGTCGAGATCGCCGACCTGCAGGCCGCCCCGACCAGCACCGAGGAGGTCTGGCTGCGCCTGCACCTGCTCTCGACCCGGCTGGTGGTGCCGCACTCGATCTCCGTCGAGGGCGTCTTCGGCCTGCTCACCAATGTCGTGTGGACCTCGGCGGGCCCGTGCGCCGTGGAGGGCTTCGAGCTGACCCGGGCGCGGCTGCGTGCGGCCGGCCAGCACGTGAGCGTCTACGGCGTGGACAAGTTCCCGCGGATGGTCGACTACGTCGTCCCCTCGGGCGTCCGGATCGCCGACGCCGACCGGGTCCGGCTGGGTGCCCACCTGGCCGAGGGCACCACTGTCATGCACGAGGGCTTCGTGAACTTCAACGCCGGCACGCTCGGCGCCTCGATGGTCGAGGGCCGGATCTCGGCCGGGGTCCTGGTCGGCGACGGCTCCGACGTCGGCGGCGGCGCCTCGATCATGGGCACCCTCTCCGGCGGCGGCAAGCAGGTGATCAGCATCGGCGAGCGCTGCCTGCTGGGCGCCAACGCCGGGCTCGGCATCTCCCTGGGCGACGACTGCGTGGTGGAGGCCGGCACCTACGTCACGGCCGGCACGAAGGTCACCGTCTCCGACGCCTTCGTCACCGAGGGCAAGCCGAAGATCGTCAAGGCGCTGGACCTCTCCGGGGTGAGCAACGTGCTCTTCCGCCGCAACTCGGTCACCGGCGCGATCGAGGCGGTGCCGTGGCGCAGCGAGGGCGTCGAGCTGAACGCCGCGCTGCACGCGAACTGA
- the ileS gene encoding isoleucine--tRNA ligase has protein sequence MTYPQVSTAGDAVPSSPRFPEIEKQVLAYWESDGTFAASVEARDPGPDGSNEFVFYDGPPFANGLPHYGHLLTGYVKDIVPRYQTMRGKRVERRFGWDTHGLPAELEAMRQAGIKTTDEINDLGIEKFNELCRASVLRYTDEWREYVTRQARWVDFDNDYKTLNPSYMESVIWAFKRLHDKGLVYEGFRVLPYCWNDETPLSNHELRMDDDVYQQRQDPAVTVGFTLEATGEDPVLDGAHVLVWTTTPWTLPSNLAVMVGSDIDYVVVQAPVPGTEGTARYLLAEARLPAYARELAGEDGEFTVLGRYRGADLVGRRYTPPFSYYLGHENAFRVVAADDAVTTTDGTGVVHTAGAFGEVDKEVTDREGIEAVMPVGKDGRFTHPVDEYAGMLVFDANLHVIDHLKAATRGAGGAGAVTPGTVLLRRETYEHSYPHCWRCREPLIYKGVSSWFVEVTAFKDRMVELNQQIRWVPEHIKDGQFGRWLENARDWSITRNRFWGSPVPVWKSDDPAYPRLDVYGSFEEIERDFGRLPRGTDGEPNLHRPYVDDLVRPNPDDPTGKSMMRRVTDVLDVWFDSGAMSFAQAHYPFENAEWFDGTAEKQAHFPGDFIVEYIGQTRGWFYTLHVLATALFDKPAFRSCISHGIVLGSDGNKMSKSLRNYPDVSEVFDRDGADAMRWFLMASPILRGGNLVVTEQGIRDSVRQVMIPLWNSWYFFQLYANTARDGAGYDARWSTASTDPLDRYLLAKTRQFVETMTTQLDEYAIADACETTRGFIDVLTNWYIRRSRDRFWEGSTDAFDTLYTVLEVVCRTVAPLLPLAGEEIWRGLTGGRSVHLADWPRAEELPEDSALVAAMDQVRDICSATSALRKAAHRRNRLPLATLTVVVEDAAALAGFEAIVADEVNVKQVRLLDADAPEAASYGVEQKLTVNARAAGPRLGKGVQLAIKGSKSGDWSVAEDGTVTAGGLALEEGEYTLETVAGAGGDDTAVGVLPRGGFVVLDTAVTSELAAEGLARDLVRAVQQARRDAGLEVSDRISLTVGGSAAVQEAARTHEALIAGETLATSYAVTDGAGGGVDVTVGENEQATVSVARA, from the coding sequence ATGACGTACCCCCAGGTCTCGACCGCCGGCGACGCCGTCCCGTCCAGCCCACGCTTCCCCGAGATCGAGAAGCAGGTCCTGGCCTACTGGGAGTCCGACGGCACCTTCGCGGCCAGCGTCGAGGCGCGCGACCCGGGACCGGACGGGTCGAACGAGTTCGTCTTCTACGACGGGCCGCCGTTCGCCAACGGCCTGCCGCACTACGGCCACCTGCTCACCGGCTACGTCAAGGACATCGTCCCGCGCTACCAGACCATGCGCGGCAAGCGCGTCGAGCGCCGGTTCGGCTGGGACACCCACGGGCTGCCCGCCGAGCTGGAGGCGATGCGCCAGGCCGGCATCAAGACGACCGACGAGATCAACGACCTCGGCATCGAGAAGTTCAACGAGCTGTGCCGGGCGTCGGTGCTGCGCTACACCGACGAGTGGCGCGAGTACGTGACCCGCCAGGCCCGCTGGGTCGACTTCGACAACGACTACAAGACGCTCAACCCCTCGTACATGGAGAGCGTCATCTGGGCCTTCAAGCGGCTCCACGACAAGGGCCTGGTCTACGAGGGCTTCCGGGTGCTGCCCTACTGCTGGAACGACGAGACCCCGCTGTCCAACCACGAGCTGCGGATGGACGACGACGTCTACCAGCAGCGCCAGGACCCCGCGGTCACCGTCGGCTTCACCCTCGAGGCGACCGGGGAGGACCCGGTGCTGGACGGCGCACACGTCCTGGTGTGGACCACGACGCCCTGGACCCTGCCCTCCAACCTCGCGGTCATGGTCGGCTCGGACATCGACTACGTCGTGGTGCAGGCGCCGGTGCCCGGCACCGAGGGGACGGCGCGCTACCTGCTCGCCGAGGCGCGGCTGCCGGCGTACGCCCGCGAGCTGGCCGGCGAGGACGGCGAGTTCACGGTCCTGGGCCGCTATCGGGGCGCCGACCTGGTCGGTCGCCGCTACACCCCGCCGTTCTCCTACTACCTGGGCCACGAGAACGCCTTCCGCGTGGTCGCCGCCGACGATGCGGTCACCACCACCGACGGCACCGGCGTGGTGCACACCGCTGGCGCCTTCGGTGAGGTCGACAAGGAGGTCACCGACCGCGAGGGCATCGAGGCAGTGATGCCGGTCGGCAAGGACGGCCGGTTCACCCACCCCGTCGACGAGTACGCCGGGATGCTGGTCTTCGACGCGAACCTGCACGTCATCGACCACCTCAAGGCCGCCACCCGGGGCGCGGGCGGGGCCGGCGCGGTCACGCCCGGCACCGTCCTGCTGCGCCGCGAGACCTACGAGCACTCCTACCCGCACTGCTGGCGCTGCCGCGAGCCCCTGATCTACAAGGGCGTCTCCTCCTGGTTCGTCGAGGTCACCGCGTTCAAGGACCGGATGGTCGAGCTGAACCAGCAGATCCGGTGGGTGCCCGAGCACATCAAGGACGGCCAGTTCGGGCGGTGGCTGGAGAACGCCCGCGACTGGTCGATCACCCGCAACCGCTTCTGGGGCAGCCCGGTCCCGGTCTGGAAGAGCGACGACCCGGCGTACCCCCGCCTGGACGTCTACGGCTCCTTCGAGGAGATCGAGCGGGACTTCGGCCGGCTGCCGCGCGGCACCGACGGCGAGCCCAACCTGCACCGGCCCTACGTCGACGACCTGGTGCGCCCGAACCCCGACGACCCGACCGGCAAGAGCATGATGCGCCGGGTCACCGACGTGCTCGACGTGTGGTTCGACTCCGGGGCGATGTCGTTCGCCCAGGCGCACTACCCGTTCGAGAACGCCGAGTGGTTCGACGGCACCGCCGAGAAGCAGGCGCACTTCCCGGGCGACTTCATCGTCGAGTACATCGGTCAGACCCGCGGGTGGTTCTACACGCTGCACGTGCTGGCCACCGCCCTGTTCGACAAGCCGGCGTTCCGCTCCTGCATCAGCCACGGGATCGTGCTGGGCAGCGACGGCAACAAGATGAGCAAGTCGCTGCGCAACTACCCCGACGTCTCGGAGGTCTTCGACCGCGACGGCGCCGACGCGATGCGCTGGTTCCTGATGGCCAGCCCGATCCTGCGCGGCGGCAACCTGGTGGTCACCGAGCAGGGCATCCGCGACTCGGTGCGCCAGGTGATGATCCCGCTGTGGAACAGCTGGTACTTCTTCCAGCTCTACGCGAACACCGCCCGCGACGGCGCCGGGTACGACGCCCGGTGGTCGACGGCGTCCACCGACCCGCTGGACCGCTACCTGCTGGCCAAGACCCGCCAGTTCGTCGAGACGATGACCACCCAGCTCGACGAGTACGCGATCGCCGACGCCTGCGAGACCACGCGCGGCTTCATCGACGTGCTGACGAACTGGTACATCCGGCGCTCGCGGGACCGCTTCTGGGAGGGCTCCACCGACGCCTTCGACACCCTGTACACGGTGCTCGAGGTGGTGTGTCGGACCGTCGCCCCGCTGCTCCCGCTGGCCGGCGAGGAGATCTGGCGCGGGCTCACCGGGGGCCGCTCGGTGCACCTGGCCGACTGGCCGCGCGCCGAGGAGCTGCCCGAGGACTCCGCGCTGGTGGCCGCGATGGACCAGGTCCGCGACATCTGCTCGGCCACGTCCGCGCTGCGCAAGGCCGCCCATCGTCGCAACCGGCTCCCGCTGGCGACGCTCACCGTGGTCGTCGAGGACGCGGCCGCGCTGGCCGGCTTCGAGGCGATCGTCGCCGACGAGGTGAACGTCAAGCAGGTCCGCCTGCTCGACGCGGACGCGCCGGAGGCGGCGTCGTACGGCGTGGAGCAGAAGCTCACAGTCAACGCCCGCGCCGCCGGTCCGCGCCTCGGCAAGGGCGTGCAGCTGGCGATCAAGGGCTCGAAGTCCGGCGACTGGTCGGTGGCCGAGGACGGCACCGTCACCGCCGGCGGCCTGGCCCTGGAGGAGGGGGAGTACACCCTGGAGACCGTGGCCGGCGCCGGCGGCGACGACACCGCGGTCGGCGTGCTGCCCCGCGGCGGCTTCGTCGTGCTGGACACCGCCGTGACCTCCGAGCTCGCGGCCGAGGGTCTGGCCCGCGACCTGGTCCGTGCGGTGCAGCAGGCCCGCCGCGACGCCGGGCTCGAGGTCTCGGACCGGATCTCGCTGACCGTCGGCGGCTCCGCCGCAGTCCAGGAAGCCGCCCGCACCCACGAGGCCCTGATCGCCGGGGAGACGCTCGCGACGTCGTACGCCGTCACCGACGGGGCCGGCGGCGGGGTCGACGTCACCGTCGGGGAGAACGAGCAGGCCACGGTCTCGGTCGCCCGCGCCTGA
- a CDS encoding patatin-like phospholipase family protein has translation MPTRVSLALGSGGARGYAHIGAVRALQERDCELVAVAGTSMGALVGGLAAAGRLEEFAQWATSLRQLDVLRLLNPRITGPGMMTADRLLDAIREIFSDVAIEDLPVPFTAVATDLAARREVWFQHGPLRAAVRASIAIPGLFTPVMINGRVLVDGGLTNPVPIDPLAGIASDLTVAVSLTGPRQRVREPVVPTHESAAPQRFEEWRSRLRRTLANLTGREEKDQALPAQPARTGWGTDELPDELTMRDVTAQSFEAMQALVARYRMAAVPADVLVTVPVDACRTLDFHRAGELIDLGHRLASEALDAAGV, from the coding sequence ATGCCCACCCGCGTCTCGCTGGCCCTCGGCTCCGGGGGTGCCCGGGGCTACGCCCACATCGGCGCCGTCCGGGCGCTGCAGGAGCGGGACTGCGAGCTGGTCGCCGTCGCCGGCACGTCGATGGGGGCGCTGGTCGGCGGCCTGGCCGCAGCCGGCCGGCTCGAGGAGTTCGCCCAGTGGGCCACCTCGCTGAGGCAGCTCGACGTCCTGCGGCTGCTCAACCCGCGGATCACCGGGCCGGGGATGATGACCGCCGACCGGCTCCTGGACGCGATCCGGGAGATCTTCAGCGACGTGGCCATCGAGGACCTGCCGGTCCCGTTCACCGCGGTCGCGACCGACCTGGCCGCCCGCCGCGAAGTCTGGTTCCAGCACGGACCGCTGCGCGCAGCCGTCCGGGCCTCGATAGCGATCCCCGGGCTGTTCACCCCGGTGATGATCAACGGCCGGGTGCTGGTCGACGGGGGTCTGACCAACCCGGTGCCGATCGACCCGCTGGCCGGGATCGCCTCGGACCTGACCGTCGCCGTCTCGCTGACCGGCCCCCGGCAGCGGGTCCGGGAGCCGGTGGTCCCCACGCACGAGTCCGCCGCCCCGCAGCGGTTCGAGGAGTGGCGCAGCCGGCTGCGGCGCACCCTGGCCAACCTGACCGGACGCGAGGAGAAGGACCAGGCCCTCCCCGCGCAGCCGGCCCGCACCGGCTGGGGCACCGACGAGCTGCCCGACGAGCTGACCATGCGCGACGTCACGGCCCAGTCGTTCGAGGCGATGCAGGCCCTGGTGGCCCGCTACCGGATGGCGGCGGTGCCGGCCGACGTCCTGGTCACGGTGCCGGTCGACGCGTGCCGGACCCTCGACTTCCACCGGGCCGGCGAGCTGATCGACCTCGGGCACCGGCTCGCGAGCGAGGCGCTGGACGCCGCCGGCGTCTGA
- a CDS encoding oxidoreductase, producing MSSHSYPHLMSPGTIGSLQLDNRIVLPAMDMNVSEHGEIEQTEIDHYVARAAGGAGLIITGACAIAFPHGAASMKEPGLSDDKYIPGLRALADAVHAAGSKLCIQSTHHGKVARVDVANDRPVLAPNQPNYSYDMSALADSTPSELGRMGAATAGKPTVYQEMTAEDIAWLVSTWADAAERIAEAGCDAIEIHVAHGYILGVFLNQRDNQRTDEYGGPLVNRARLACEVIRAVKERVGDRLAVLVRVSGEEYGQEGGLSLEESVEASALFELAGADAIHVTGWGRNPFDNFTDGPLPNKVGAYVENAAEIKKHVSVPVIAVGRMLPDVAEKALAAGQIDFAAMGRQLLADPELPNKLRDGRADQVRPCINCYLCVAENFFDDTPFCAVNPALGNETLLPLRPASATKHVVVVGAGPGGLESARVLTERGHRVTVVDKSDRLGGTMWFSTMTTPDNERLLRWFKSEIKRLGIAVKLNTPADVETIRALRPDHVVVATGAVRPKPDFPGGDLPIVQTGDTLRALMLGTASADEAGPVLRTLGKLGRLSGLTKSPGFVRRVTKTFLPMGKDVVVIGGSLVGLELSEFLAERGRRVTLLHEQQQLGLPLAMPRRWTAVKDSIAHGVQIHRNVSIERITESGVEWTEGDQSFSAAADMVIYADGTTSAAPLAEELREAGFSVDVVGDAGEVNYIHGAIHSSWQVTTSL from the coding sequence GTGAGCAGCCATTCCTACCCGCACCTGATGTCGCCGGGAACCATCGGTTCCCTCCAGCTGGACAACCGGATCGTCCTGCCCGCCATGGACATGAACGTCTCCGAGCACGGCGAGATCGAGCAGACGGAGATCGACCACTACGTCGCCCGGGCCGCGGGCGGCGCCGGCCTGATCATCACCGGTGCCTGCGCGATCGCGTTCCCCCACGGAGCGGCCTCCATGAAGGAGCCGGGCCTCTCGGACGACAAGTACATCCCCGGCCTGCGCGCGCTCGCCGACGCGGTGCACGCGGCCGGCAGCAAGCTGTGCATCCAGTCGACGCACCACGGCAAGGTCGCCCGCGTCGACGTCGCCAACGACCGGCCGGTGCTCGCCCCGAACCAGCCGAACTACAGCTACGACATGTCCGCCCTGGCCGACAGCACCCCGTCCGAGCTCGGCCGGATGGGTGCCGCCACCGCCGGCAAGCCGACCGTCTACCAGGAGATGACGGCCGAGGACATCGCCTGGCTGGTCTCCACCTGGGCCGACGCGGCCGAGCGGATCGCCGAGGCGGGCTGCGACGCGATCGAGATCCACGTCGCGCACGGCTACATCCTCGGCGTCTTCCTCAACCAGCGCGACAACCAGCGCACCGACGAGTACGGCGGCCCGCTGGTCAACCGGGCCCGGCTGGCGTGCGAGGTCATCCGCGCCGTCAAGGAGCGGGTGGGCGACCGGCTGGCGGTCCTGGTCCGGGTCTCCGGCGAGGAGTACGGGCAGGAGGGCGGCCTCTCGCTGGAGGAGTCGGTCGAGGCCTCGGCGCTCTTCGAGCTGGCGGGCGCGGACGCGATCCACGTGACCGGATGGGGACGCAACCCGTTCGACAACTTCACCGACGGCCCGCTGCCCAACAAGGTCGGGGCCTACGTGGAGAACGCGGCCGAGATCAAGAAGCACGTCTCGGTCCCGGTCATCGCCGTGGGCCGGATGCTGCCCGACGTCGCCGAGAAGGCGCTGGCCGCGGGCCAGATCGACTTCGCGGCGATGGGGCGCCAGCTCCTGGCCGACCCCGAGCTGCCGAACAAGCTCCGCGACGGCCGGGCCGACCAGGTCCGTCCCTGCATCAACTGCTACCTCTGCGTCGCGGAGAACTTCTTCGACGACACCCCGTTCTGCGCCGTCAACCCCGCGCTCGGCAACGAGACGCTGCTCCCGCTGCGGCCCGCCTCCGCGACCAAGCACGTCGTGGTCGTCGGCGCCGGCCCCGGCGGCCTGGAGAGCGCCCGGGTGCTCACCGAGCGCGGCCACCGGGTCACGGTGGTCGACAAGTCCGACCGCCTCGGCGGCACGATGTGGTTCTCGACGATGACCACCCCGGACAACGAGCGCCTGCTGCGGTGGTTCAAGTCCGAGATCAAGCGCCTCGGGATCGCGGTGAAGCTGAACACCCCGGCCGACGTCGAGACGATCCGCGCGCTGCGACCCGACCACGTCGTCGTGGCCACCGGCGCCGTCCGCCCCAAGCCCGACTTCCCCGGCGGCGACCTGCCGATCGTGCAGACCGGCGACACCCTGCGCGCGCTGATGCTGGGCACCGCGAGCGCCGACGAGGCCGGCCCGGTGCTGCGGACCCTCGGCAAGCTGGGCCGTCTCTCCGGCCTGACCAAGAGCCCCGGGTTCGTCCGGCGCGTCACCAAGACCTTCCTGCCGATGGGCAAGGACGTGGTGGTCATCGGCGGCTCCCTGGTCGGGCTGGAGCTCTCCGAGTTCCTGGCCGAGCGGGGCCGCCGGGTGACGCTGCTGCACGAGCAGCAGCAGCTCGGCCTGCCGCTGGCGATGCCGCGCCGCTGGACCGCGGTGAAGGACTCGATCGCGCACGGCGTGCAGATCCACCGCAACGTCTCGATCGAGCGGATCACCGAGTCGGGCGTCGAGTGGACCGAGGGCGACCAGAGCTTCTCCGCAGCCGCCGACATGGTGATCTACGCCGACGGCACGACGTCGGCCGCACCCCTCGCCGAGGAGCTGCGGGAGGCCGGGTTCAGCGTCGACGTCGTCGGCGACGCCGGCGAGGTGAACTACATCCACGGCGCCATCCACTCGTCGTGGCAGGTGACCACCAGCCTGTGA
- a CDS encoding DinB family protein, with product MSSARVAPGLWIDPAEDPRETGTQPVGEKDTLWDYLRRYRLTLELKCGDLDAEQLARRSVPPSTLSLLGLVRHLARVEHSWFRRILQGHPELPKLYRTAEDPDLDFTGAVADPAVVEEAWARWRAEVESADAWLAGWDDLDATVDCDGQPVAVRDILVHLVEEYARHVGHADLLRECIDGRTGQ from the coding sequence ATGAGCAGCGCGCGCGTGGCCCCCGGCCTGTGGATCGATCCGGCCGAGGACCCGCGCGAGACCGGGACCCAGCCGGTCGGCGAGAAGGACACGCTCTGGGACTACCTGCGCCGCTACCGGCTCACGCTCGAGCTCAAGTGCGGGGATCTGGACGCCGAGCAGCTGGCGCGTCGCTCGGTGCCGCCGTCGACGCTGTCGCTGCTCGGACTGGTCCGCCACCTCGCCCGGGTCGAGCACAGCTGGTTCCGCCGCATCCTCCAGGGACATCCGGAGCTGCCCAAGCTGTACCGCACCGCCGAGGACCCGGACCTCGACTTCACCGGCGCGGTCGCCGACCCGGCCGTCGTCGAGGAGGCCTGGGCGCGCTGGCGCGCGGAGGTCGAGTCGGCCGACGCGTGGCTGGCCGGGTGGGACGACCTGGACGCGACGGTGGACTGCGACGGGCAGCCGGTCGCGGTGCGCGACATCCTGGTCCACCTCGTCGAGGAGTACGCCCGCCACGTCGGTCACGCCGACCTGCTGCGCGAGTGCATCGACGGCCGCACCGGCCAGTGA
- the fdxA gene encoding ferredoxin, translated as MTYVISQPCVDVKDRACVDECPVDCIYEGKRMLYIHPDECVDCGACEPVCPVEAIFYEDDVPEESKAYYDANVQFFDDLGSPGGAAKMGEIDKDHPMIAALPPQNQGD; from the coding sequence GTGACGTACGTCATCTCGCAGCCGTGTGTCGACGTGAAGGACCGCGCCTGCGTCGACGAGTGCCCCGTCGACTGCATCTACGAGGGCAAGCGGATGCTCTACATCCACCCGGACGAGTGCGTCGACTGCGGTGCCTGCGAGCCGGTCTGCCCGGTGGAGGCGATCTTCTACGAGGACGACGTCCCGGAGGAGTCGAAGGCCTACTACGACGCGAACGTGCAGTTCTTCGACGACCTGGGCTCGCCCGGCGGTGCCGCCAAGATGGGTGAGATCGACAAGGACCACCCGATGATCGCGGCGCTGCCTCCGCAGAACCAGGGCGACTGA
- the dapE gene encoding succinyl-diaminopimelate desuccinylase, translating into MTSTTAAPTLDLTLDAVALTAALVDIESVSLREQPIADAVEAALRALPHLDVVRRGNTVVARTDLGRGERVVIAGHLDTVPVNDNLPSRLEGDLLHGLGSCDMKGGDAVILRLAATVTEPVRDVTYVLYDAEEIQAEHNGLRLLAQSDPDLLAADFAILMEPSNGGVEAGCQGTLRVEVRTTGERAHSARSWRGDNAIHKAGEILRRLEAYTPRRPVIDGLEYHEGLNAVFVSGGVAGNVIPDECVVTVNHRFAPDRSEDEALAFVREFFAGYDIRLTDTSPGALPGLDRPAAQAFVAAVGGEVNPKFGWTDVARFSALGIPAVNFGPGDPMLAHKQEEHVPIAQILRCEDQLRTWLTTPGVGGGAA; encoded by the coding sequence ATGACGAGCACCACCGCGGCGCCGACCCTGGACCTGACCCTGGATGCCGTGGCGCTGACCGCGGCGCTGGTCGACATCGAGTCGGTCAGCCTGCGCGAGCAGCCGATCGCGGACGCGGTCGAGGCGGCGCTGCGCGCCCTGCCCCACCTCGACGTCGTACGCCGTGGCAACACCGTCGTCGCGCGCACCGACCTCGGCCGGGGCGAGCGGGTAGTGATCGCCGGCCACCTCGACACGGTGCCGGTCAACGACAACCTGCCCAGCCGGCTCGAGGGCGACCTGCTGCACGGCCTCGGCAGCTGTGACATGAAGGGCGGCGACGCGGTCATCCTCCGGCTGGCCGCCACCGTGACCGAGCCGGTCCGCGACGTCACCTACGTCCTCTACGACGCCGAGGAGATCCAGGCCGAGCACAACGGCCTGCGGCTGCTCGCCCAGAGCGACCCCGACCTGCTGGCCGCCGACTTCGCGATCCTGATGGAGCCCTCCAACGGCGGGGTCGAGGCGGGCTGCCAGGGCACCCTGCGGGTCGAGGTCCGCACCACCGGCGAGCGGGCGCACTCCGCCCGCTCCTGGCGCGGGGACAACGCGATCCACAAGGCCGGCGAGATCCTGCGCCGGCTCGAGGCCTACACGCCGCGCCGGCCGGTCATCGACGGGCTGGAGTACCACGAGGGTCTCAACGCGGTATTCGTCAGCGGCGGCGTCGCCGGCAACGTCATCCCCGACGAGTGCGTCGTGACCGTCAACCACCGCTTCGCCCCCGACCGCTCCGAGGACGAGGCCCTGGCCTTCGTCCGGGAGTTCTTCGCCGGCTACGACATCCGGCTCACCGACACCTCGCCGGGCGCCCTGCCGGGGCTCGACCGTCCCGCGGCGCAGGCCTTCGTGGCGGCGGTCGGCGGCGAGGTGAACCCGAAGTTCGGGTGGACCGACGTGGCCCGCTTCAGCGCCCTCGGCATCCCCGCTGTGAACTTCGGGCCCGGCGACCCGATGCTCGCCCACAAGCAGGAGGAGCACGTGCCGATCGCCCAGATCCTGCGCTGCGAGGACCAGCTGCGCACCTGGCTCACCACCCCCGGCGTCGGGGGAGGTGCGGCGTGA